One window of the Brachyhypopomus gauderio isolate BG-103 unplaced genomic scaffold, BGAUD_0.2 sc46, whole genome shotgun sequence genome contains the following:
- the st6galnac4 gene encoding LOW QUALITY PROTEIN: alpha-N-acetyl-neuraminyl-2,3-beta-galactosyl-1,3-N-acetyl-galactosaminide alpha-2,6-sialyltransferase (The sequence of the model RefSeq protein was modified relative to this genomic sequence to represent the inferred CDS: deleted 1 base in 1 codon), whose protein sequence is MKSLKLRCFTVSLATLLLLLWYSRVIRTGGAPLDLGLHGYVRVQPTATSGSQSLSLHCTTCAVVSSSGHMLGSGRGSEIDAHDCVIRMNAAPTGGFEADVGGRTSVRMVSHTSVPRLLRAEALFFGPDAATVYVVWGPERNMRQDGKGRIFNVLVGLARRHPRAHLYAVRREKVLYCDRVFQEETGKDRMKSGAFLSTGFFTMILALDVCDSISIYGMMDGSYCGLANHSSVPYHYYESYRLDECGMYRLHERARRGGHRFITEKHIYQRWASQGKLHFPYPTWVPQQQT, encoded by the exons ATGAAGTCACTG AAACTGCGCTGCTTCACCGTTTCCCTCGCCACGCTTCTTCTCCTGCTATGGTACAGCCGTGTGATCAGGACAGGAGGTGCTCCTCTAGACCTGGGCCTCCACGGTTATGTAAGGGTTCAACCTACTGCTACATCCGGTTCTCAG tccCTGTCGCTGCACTGCACCACCTGCGCTGTGGTCTCCAGCTCCGGCCACATGTTGGGGAGCGGCCGTGGCTCGGAGATCGACGCCCACGATTGCGTGATCAGAATGAACGCGGCTCCCACG GGGGGCTTCGAGGCCGACGTGGGCGGCCGCACCAGCGTGCGCATGGTCTCGCACACCAGCGTGCCCCGCCTGCTGCGTGCCGAGGCGCTCTTCTTTGGCCCCGACGCCGCCACCGTCTACGTGGTGTGGGGTCCTGAGAGGAACATGAGGCAGGACGGTAAGGGTCGCATCTTCAACGTGCTGGTCGGCCTGGCCCGGAGACACCCGCGCGCGCACCTCTACGCCGTGAGACGGGAGAAGGTGCTGTACTGCGACCGCGTGTTCCAGGAGGAGACCGGAAAGGATAG gatgaAGTCAGGGGCATTTCTCAGCACCGGGTTTTTCACTATGATTCTGGCCCTGGATGTGTGCGACAGCATCAGTATTTATGGCATGATGGACGGTTCTTACTGCGG cCTTGCCAATCATTCATCGGTGCCGTATCACTACTACGAGTCGTACCGTCTGGACGAGTGTGGCATGTACAGACTTCACGAGCGTGCCCGGAGAGGCGGCCATCGCTTCATCACTGAGAAGCACATCTACCAACGCTGGGCCTCGCAGGGAAAACTACACTTCCCATACCCCACCTGGGTACCACAGCAGCAAACCTGA
- the st6galnac6 gene encoding alpha-N-acetylgalactosaminide alpha-2,6-sialyltransferase 6 isoform X1, which translates to MALRFAEKSHHSQRMAIFGAVFIITTLLILYSSNSGNELYGSFRTGTFSETVRNTNLKKWAGKEGYIPVYGNKTMTLHCHQCALVTSSSHILGSGAGEEIDRSECVIRMNDAPTSGFQQDVGNRTSLRVVAHSSVFRVVRKPQEFLNRSDSLSIIFWGPPTKMGRDAKGPLFRLIQRVSATYSNVSTFTISPGKMRKFDALFQKETGRDRQKSQSWLSTGWFTLVIAIEICDNIKVYGMVPPNYCGRRPQPKRMPYHYYKPRGPDECITYLQNEKGRRGNHHRFITEKQVFARWAKLYNITFTHPAW; encoded by the exons ATGGCGCTGCGGTTTGCGGAAAAG AGCCATCACAGCCAGCGAATGGCGATCTTTGGTGCGGTGTTTATCATCACTACACTCCTCATCCTCTACAGTTCCAACAGCGGTAACGAGCTGTATGGCTCCTTCAGGACGGGGACGTTCAGTGAGACCGTCAGAAACACCAACCTGAAGAAATGGGCCGGCAAAGAAGGCTACATCCCTGTCTACGGCAACAAG ACCATGACCTTGCACTGTCACCAGTGTGCACTGGTGACCAGTTCCAGCCACATTCTGGGCAGCGGTGCGGGGGAGGAGATCGACCGGTCGGAGTGTGTCATCCGCATGAACGACGCGCCCACCTCCGGCTTCCAGCAGGACGTGGGCAACCGGACCAGCCTGCGCGTGGTGGCCCACTCCAGCGTGTTCCGCGTCGTCCGCAAGCCGCAGGAGTTCCTCAACCGCTCTGACAGCCTGTCCATCATCTTCTGGGGACCGCCCACCAAGATGGGGCGGGACGCCAAAGGGCCGCTGTTCCGGCTGATCCAGCGCGTCAGCGCCACCTACAGCAACGTCTCCACCTTCACCATTTCTCCGGGCAAGATGCGCAAGTTCGATGCGCTCTTCCAAAAGGAGACGGGCCGAGACAG ACAGAAGTCTCAGTCGTGGTTGAGCACAGGCTGGTTCACCTTGGTGATCGCCATAGAGATATGTGACAACATCAAGGTGTATGGGATGGTGCCCCCCAACTACTGTGG GAGACGCCCCCAGCCCAAGCGCATGCCATACCACTACTACAAGCCCAGAGGGCCAGATGAGTGCATCACCTACCTGCAGAACGAGAAGGGTCGCCGTGGAAACCACCACCGTTTCATTACGGAGAAACAAGTATTCGCACGCTGGGCCAAACTCTACAACATCACTTTCACACACCCTGCCTGGTGA
- the st6galnac6 gene encoding alpha-N-acetylgalactosaminide alpha-2,6-sialyltransferase 6 isoform X2: MALRFAEKSHHSQRMAIFGAVFIITTLLILYSSNSGNELYGSFRTGTFSETVRNTNLKKWAGKEGYIPVYGNKTMTLHCHQCALVTSSSHILGSGAGEEIDRSECVIRMNDAPTSGFQQDVGNRTSLRVVAHSSVFRVVRKPQEFLNRSDSLSIIFWGPPTKMGRDAKGPLFRLIQRVSATYSNVSTFTISPGKMRKFDALFQKETGRDRQKSQSWLSTGWFTLVIAIEICDNIKVYGMVPPNYCGRRPQPKRMPYHYYKPRGPDECITYLQNEKGRRGNHHRFITEKQVFARWAKLYNITFTHPA; the protein is encoded by the exons ATGGCGCTGCGGTTTGCGGAAAAG AGCCATCACAGCCAGCGAATGGCGATCTTTGGTGCGGTGTTTATCATCACTACACTCCTCATCCTCTACAGTTCCAACAGCGGTAACGAGCTGTATGGCTCCTTCAGGACGGGGACGTTCAGTGAGACCGTCAGAAACACCAACCTGAAGAAATGGGCCGGCAAAGAAGGCTACATCCCTGTCTACGGCAACAAG ACCATGACCTTGCACTGTCACCAGTGTGCACTGGTGACCAGTTCCAGCCACATTCTGGGCAGCGGTGCGGGGGAGGAGATCGACCGGTCGGAGTGTGTCATCCGCATGAACGACGCGCCCACCTCCGGCTTCCAGCAGGACGTGGGCAACCGGACCAGCCTGCGCGTGGTGGCCCACTCCAGCGTGTTCCGCGTCGTCCGCAAGCCGCAGGAGTTCCTCAACCGCTCTGACAGCCTGTCCATCATCTTCTGGGGACCGCCCACCAAGATGGGGCGGGACGCCAAAGGGCCGCTGTTCCGGCTGATCCAGCGCGTCAGCGCCACCTACAGCAACGTCTCCACCTTCACCATTTCTCCGGGCAAGATGCGCAAGTTCGATGCGCTCTTCCAAAAGGAGACGGGCCGAGACAG ACAGAAGTCTCAGTCGTGGTTGAGCACAGGCTGGTTCACCTTGGTGATCGCCATAGAGATATGTGACAACATCAAGGTGTATGGGATGGTGCCCCCCAACTACTGTGG GAGACGCCCCCAGCCCAAGCGCATGCCATACCACTACTACAAGCCCAGAGGGCCAGATGAGTGCATCACCTACCTGCAGAACGAGAAGGGTCGCCGTGGAAACCACCACCGTTTCATTACGGAGAAACAAGTATTCGCACGCTGGGCCAAACTCTACAACATCACTTTCACACACCCTGCCTG